ACTCGAAAGGAACCCATGACCGACACGACCTGGACCGACCTCGAGCGTCCGCTGCCCGAGTGGTTCGCGCGCGCGAAGTTCGGCATCTTCATCCACTGGGGCGCGTACTCCGTACCCGCCTGGGGCGAGCCCATCGGTGCGCTCGGCGAGATCCCCGACGACACCTGGTTCGCGCACAACCCGTACGCGGAGTGGTACTTCAACACCATCCGCATCCCGGGCAGCCCGGCGGCTGAGCACCATCGCGAGACCTACGGGGACGCCCCGTACGACGACTTCCTCGACCAGTGGGGCGCGGAGGACTTCGATCCCGCCGACTGGGCCAAGCTGTTCGCGCGTGCCGGCGCCGAATACGTCGTGCCCACCACGAAGCACCATGACGGCATCGCGCTGTGGGACGCTCCGGGCACGGGCGACCGCAACACGGTGCGCCGCGGTCCGTACCGCGACCTCATCGGCGCCATCGCCGACGCGGTGCGCGCCGAGGGGCTCCGGTTCGGCGTGTACTACTCGGGCGGACTCGACTGGTCGGTCACCGACTTCCCGCCGCACACGACCGGCGAGGAGGTGCGCAGCCTCCGGCCCAACGACGCCGCGTACCACTTCTACGCCGCGGCCCACGTGCGCGACCTCGTCGAGCGCTACCGGCCCGACGTGCTCTGGAACGACATCGAGTGGCCCGACGCCGGGAAGCACCTCGCGCCCGGCGGGCTGCACGAGCTCTTCGCCGACTACTTCGCGGCGAACCCCGATGGCGTCGTCAACGACCGCTGGGGCGACACCTACTCCGACTACGCCACCACCGAGTACTCGGCGATGAGCGAGAACGAGACGAAGGACGTCTGGGAGAACAACCGCGGCCTCGGGTACTCGTTCGGCTACAACCGCATCGAGTCGACCGACGAGATCCTCGACACCATGCAGCTCGCGAAGCACTGGGTCGGCGTCGTCGCCAAGGGCGGCCGCCTGCTGGTGAACGTCGGTCCGACCGCCGAGGGGCTCATCCCCGACCTGCAGCGCGCCACGCTCGAGGGCTTCGGCGACTGGAAGCGCCCGCTGGTCGAGGCGGCCGCGTCGGTGAGCGAGCGCTCGCCGCAGCCCGAGTCGGATGCCGCGGGCTGGCGTCGCGAGTGGCGCACGCCGACCGAGCTGATCACGTTCGTCGACGCGCCGGGGGAGTACCGCGTCGCGGGCGAGGGCCTCGACCTCGGCCGGGTGCGCGTGCTCTCCGGCGACGTCGGGACCGAGGTCGACGGGGACGACCTCGTGCTGCGTGTCGCGGCGGTCCCCGGGGGACCCGCGGCGGTGGCCATCGCGCGGGGCTGATCCCGCGACGCGCAGCGAACGGCCGGGCGAACCGTGGTGGGGTCGCCCGGCCGTTCGCGTGCGCGGCCGCGCGCCGCCCCGCGGCATCCGCTCGCCCCGCCCTGCCGCGTCCCCCACTCGGGTGCTGGCCGCCCCGGCCCGGGCGTGGCTACGCTGGCGGTGCAACGCCCTTCGTGCACCGCAGCAGGGAAAGGGGTCCGCGTGCCCGACCGCGGCCTGATCACCATCGTGTCCGACGACGCCGGCGTCATCGGACAGCTCTCCGTCGTGCTCACCGAGGACCAGTACCAGGTCGTCGCGACCGACGGCGAGTCCGAGCACCTGCGCCGGGTGCTCGAGCGCGAGCCCGACCTCATCATCGTCGACGCGGCGCTCGAGGAGACCGACCCGTTCGTGCTCGTGACCGAGCACCGCGCCACCGAGGCGGTCCGCGACATCCCCGTGATCTTCGTGGCCGGCGACGCCGACGTCGAGTCGCGCGTGCGCGGCCTCGAGGTCGGCGACGACCTCATCACGACCCCGTTCGACGCGCTCGAGGTGCTCGCCCGCATCGAACGGCAGGTCACGGTGTCGAAGGTGCGCATGGCGCTGCGCGAGTCGGAGGCGAAGTTCCGCTCGGTCATGGAGTCGGCGATCGACGCGATCATCTCGGCCGACGCGAAGGGCATCATCCGCAGCTGGAACAGCGCGGCCCGCGCGCTCTTCGGGCACACCGAGGACGAGGCAATCGGCCAGCGGCTCGAGATGATCATCCCCGATCGCTTCCACGACGGGCACCGCACCGGCATCGCGCGCGTGTCGGGCGGCGGCGAGACGCACGTCATCGGCCAGACCGTCGAGCTCGCGGCGATCCGCGCCGACGGCAGCGAGTTCCCGGTCGAGCTCTCGCTGGCGACCTGGTTCCTCGACGAGGACCGCTACTACACCGGCATCATCCGCGACATCAGCGAGCGCAAGCAGGCCGAGCAGAAGTTCCGGTCGGTCACCGAGTCGGCGATCGACGCGATCATCTCGGCCGACCACGTCGGCAACATCGTGTCGTGGAACTCGGCGGCCGGCCGCATCCTCGGCTACACCGAGGAGGAGGCGGTCGGGCAGCG
This portion of the Agromyces rhizosphaerae genome encodes:
- a CDS encoding alpha-L-fucosidase, with protein sequence MTDTTWTDLERPLPEWFARAKFGIFIHWGAYSVPAWGEPIGALGEIPDDTWFAHNPYAEWYFNTIRIPGSPAAEHHRETYGDAPYDDFLDQWGAEDFDPADWAKLFARAGAEYVVPTTKHHDGIALWDAPGTGDRNTVRRGPYRDLIGAIADAVRAEGLRFGVYYSGGLDWSVTDFPPHTTGEEVRSLRPNDAAYHFYAAAHVRDLVERYRPDVLWNDIEWPDAGKHLAPGGLHELFADYFAANPDGVVNDRWGDTYSDYATTEYSAMSENETKDVWENNRGLGYSFGYNRIESTDEILDTMQLAKHWVGVVAKGGRLLVNVGPTAEGLIPDLQRATLEGFGDWKRPLVEAAASVSERSPQPESDAAGWRREWRTPTELITFVDAPGEYRVAGEGLDLGRVRVLSGDVGTEVDGDDLVLRVAAVPGGPAAVAIARG